From Nicotiana tabacum cultivar K326 chromosome 22, ASM71507v2, whole genome shotgun sequence, one genomic window encodes:
- the LOC107799436 gene encoding protein FANTASTIC FOUR 2: protein MTSTSTLYQGLQSCLEPTLVEPRVLMNKLPPPISNFPQSTTLLQMSKISPQEAETEEENGLSFNELQNQHENSDVSRGWSFIHELENPCEHPKKGDEEVYVHPMVKSSSLNTKSLEMCTESLGSETGSDISESMEEFSPNFMSTNFPRSKSREFTKQFNRTSSFPPPLTSMSGNEGVQVRPHREGGRLVLKAVKIYSYLQAERAHGRLRLSLLRHEECSIGEEEDDDENSGEENHEICSRKLGSHDIGIGEYARASRCKASESRNKGIPSWEPFWVAIS from the coding sequence ATGACCTCAACTTCCACTCTATATCAAGGTCTTCAATCTTGTCTAGAGCCTACACTTGTTGAACCACGTGTCCTAATGAACAAATTGCCTCCTCCTATATCGAATTTCCCACAATCTACCACATTGCTTCAAATGTCTAAAATATCTCCACAAGAAGCAGAAACTGAAGAAGAAAATGGGCTTAGTTTCAatgagttgcaaaatcaacatGAAAATAGTGACGTGTCTCGTGGCTGGAGCTTCATACACGAACTGGAAAATCCATGTGAACACCCGAAAAAAGGCGATGAAGAAGTTTATGTTCATCCTATGGTGAAGTCCTCTTCTCTCAATACAAAGAGTTTGGAAATGTGCACTGAAAGCTTAGGGAGCGAAACGGGCAGTGACATTAGTGAAAGCATGGAAGAATTCTCTCCTAATTTCATGTCCACGAATTTTCCACGATCAAAAAGTCGAGAATTCACGAAACAATTCAACAGGACAAGTAGTTTTCCACCTCCTCTAACATCAATGAGTGGGAATGAAGGTGTTCAAGTTAGACCTCATCGGGAAGGTGGTCGTTTAGTATTAAAAGCAGTGAAAATCTATTCTTATTTGCAAGCTGAACGTGCCCATGGTAGGCTTAGGCTCTCCTTGTTAAGACATGAAGAATGTAgcattggagaagaagaagatgatgatgaaaatAGTGGTGAAGAAAATCATGAAATTTGTAGTAGAAAATTAGGAAGTCATGATATTGGGATAGGAGAGTATGCAAGAGCAAGTAGGTGCAAAGCAAGTGAGAGTAGGAATAAAGGGATTCCAAGCTGGGAGCCATTTTGGGTGGCTATTTCCTAA